TAAGTGAAAGGTGCTAAAACACGAATAGAAAGCATTTTATGATTCATTCAGAATTGACCTATGTGATCATGAAGTTGATTCCTTCCAGAGCAGTTTAATTCCATAGTGGGTAAAGAATGTGACTCCAGGAAGAGTGATCCAACACAGAAAATTTTCTTATGATCTTTTACAATATCAGAGGGTAGTTTGGCTTCAGAATTTTCAGAAGtccaggaaagggaaaaaaaaaatgaagataacagtTAGACTCTAGAGCCCCAAGAAGACAGTCTGCTCTTAAAGGGTAGTTGTGGGGAGGGTGGTAACTAAGTCTCCCTTTGAAGAGGAAAGCTTCAAAATAGATGTATTAGAATACTCGAGTATTAGGCTACTGGAAATTAGAGTATCCTAAATCATTGTTAAACCCTATTGATCAACCATGAACACTCAACTTCCACCAAGAGTAAAAACTAAACACAATGTTACTTCTCTGTGAGTTTCACTTTTTCAAGTTGATACTAACACCTACAAGCATCAGCATACTATATGCTGGAATACTGTATGTCTTCAAGGTTAGCAATTAAGACAGCAACACATATTTGAAAGGAGAAAATCTATCCCATcaaggaggaaaaagagggagGTTGGGAATAGAAGCTTAGAGAAGGTAAACTTTACAATTTTGCCTATAGTTTCTCCATTGTACTTTCAACTTGAACTGCAATCCAAGGAATGGTGGTGGGTGGCAATGAATGGAGAGGAAACACTGAATGAATGTAAGTAACACACTCCTTTGTTACTTACCATGATTTAATGAAAGATTTTGTGGACATACTTTTATTATAATACAGCCAATGTGATTACAAAGAAGCTCTGTTTTCATGGGATTAGAATTCAAAGAGGACAGAATTAATCACAccttttggaaagcagtttgcTTGTTCAATCCACAGATACCTGCCAGAATGtacaataatgagaaaaaaaattgacagaTGGCCTAAATAAATAAGATGATAGTAAATGTcgtatccttaaaaaaaaaaaaaaagaagttccatttattgagagcctactGTGTACCTGGATTTTTCTATATCTGACATTCTATATTCTTTATAATAACCCTATGAGATATGTTTTATTCCCCTTTTTGAGAGgtaaggaaatggaggctcagaaagTTTATGTCATTTATTCAAGTCCGCAGAACTGATCAATGAAGGATGCGGGCTACCTGAGTATAAAAACTAAGATTGTCCCATTACCTATGTTGCATTTGTGTCTTCTCCAAGATCATTATTTAAGGGTGTGGCTGACATCCTCACCAACCACATTTGTCACGGTCAGAGTAAGTTGCTGTGGCCCAAGAAAGAACATAAAGGAGGATTGGGTTTAAGATCTGCAGGAATCATTTACTTGCTGAGTAACCATGGCAAGGCACTACCCCTCCATTTATAAATCAAAggggtaactttttaaaaaacaatttttaatatgTATCACAAGACTTATACTTTTTGAAAACCTGCAATACTATTTATtgcaaaaattttgaaaaatcttaAATATCTGACAACAGGGGCATCGGTAGGTAAACATTTTCCCCCAAGTAGAGTATGTTGCAGCAAATTAAAAGTAGTGTTTataaagtgattttggagaattTGGGAAAATGCTCTAACGATGAGTAAGAGGAAAAGTTCATTTCAAAACTGTGTTATATCCACAAGAACTGAGCAAAGATAAAAGACAGgaaggaaatatttcaaaatgctgTTCTTGTTTCTATGtagtataatttttcattttctttataaagctcatttcttactttttttgcATATGTGAACTATAATCAGGAAGAAGTCATTCAAAAATGAGAGGACTGGATTAAGTGACTTTGAGGGGACTTCAAGATCCAAATTTCTGTCACCATGTGTATTATTAGCCAGGAATAATCACACAGAAGCATGGTAATTCCCAAAAGTGGAGATCCTGTCACCTTGGTCCAAAATTCACAACCTGCCTGATGGCACAGTtctcagagaagagaaaacactgctgagttgtccactACATACTGTACAAATCAATCAGCAGGGAGACCTAGTGGGGAGAGTGTGCATCTCTCAGATGGAACTGGGAACCTTGAACTTAAACTGCATCTCCTTGTGCATTGTGAGTTAAGCACTCTgggcttctttttttctgttttatgaaagAAGGATAAAATACTCTCTATCCCACAGGATAGTGGTGGGATTAGAAATAATGTATCTAATTAAAGCTGCTTAATGCTTATCACATAGTTGGGGTTCAATAATGGTAGCCATTATGATTTTCTTGGCAATTTGGAAtgaattttctcttgtttctatttacttctttctctctcttctgattATATGCTTTACTTATTTTGTCCCTCAGGATGAGGCTAATTCTAATTCTCCATATTCTGTGCATATAAACAAATTATTCATGTATGCAcacaaatacatattatatatttatatacacatactatatatataaaaagagagagacacacacacacatacagtgctACCTTTTAGTTTTTTCAACTTGCTAAGTAGCTACAGATAAGTGTAAGTAATTCAACAAAAGAAACTtatcaacaaacaaaaacagacatttatAAAACAATTTAGTTAGAGATTAATCATTTTCATGATTTATAGAGTCCTCATATCACAAGAGTCCACTCTAGAAATAGTTTTAATAGTAAACTCCTTATATAGATTTAAAATCACGTATGTTTTGCACACACTTTGGAGAAGACAGCTGCTGTATAACATATACTTAGAAGTTATCCTCAAAATCATCTTGGGAAGATGATGATAGGTACTGCAGATTCTACACCCAATTAATACTTTGGAAACCAAGACTGAGAAATTGGGACTTATCTATAATTATGCATCAGGTTTATAATAAGTTAAAGAGAATTTGTGTTTTGTGCTCTTTGCCCACATCCTGTTTGAGCAGGAAGATAAATTTTACAATAATTCGGAGTACAAGTGAAAAATCATAGAGTCCCTGAAAGAGTGCCCTATTCATAACAGATACTCAGTAATTGTGCTGTATTGAATTTAACTAgagaatagttttaaaaaaaagtggggggagaAGAAAACATGCCTCTGTCTTGAATTTTCCAAAGATATAATTTCTGGGGTCACATTCCCTATTTTTAACTAACCTGTTACAGAGATCTGCTTTGTTTCTCAGAGATCTCCCTTTCTACTAAAGTTACATTTTATCCCTGtggggaaataaataaataattaaaggaaaaccttgtattctttgtcattttttaCCCAAGAAGGTTCTTCTTTCCCATTTAAAATGCCAGGCTTGGACACTAAGCTCTTAGAATTCTTACCCAGGGGCACTTTGAGGGGCAGTTTTCTTGGCTGAACAAGTCTCTTTCGAGGTACAGCTGTTATTGCGCCCACTTTGAAGATATCAATGCCAGAATAAAGTATTACTTTCTCAAGGTGATAAAGTTGGTGGTAGAGCTAGGCCTGGGCTCTTCTTTACTATCTCTTTCTACATTAAAAGAGGTGACTGAAATTATTCTTccattgctttcagttcagttcagtcactcagttgtgtctgactctttgcgaccccatgggccacagcatgccaggcctccctgtccaagagtttactcaaactcatgtccattgagtcggtgatgccatctaaccatctcatcctctgtcgtccccttctcctcctaccttcaatctttcccagcatcagggtcttttcacgtgagtcagttctttgcatcaggtggtcaaagtattggagtttcagcttcaacatcagtccttccaatgaacgctcaggactgatctttaggatggactgattgggtctgcttgcagtccaagggactctcaagagtcttctccaacaccaaaagcatcaattctttggtactcagctttctttatagtccaactctcacatccatacatgactactgaaaaaaccatagccttgactagatggacctttgttggcaaaataatgtctctgctttttgatatgctctctagcttggtcataactgtccttccaaggagtaagcatcttttaatttcatggctgcagtcaccatctgcattcaTTCAACCCTAGAGCCCATTTATTCAGGCTCAGCTCAGATATGTCTAGAAGCACTGTTAACTGAGTATACCTGCTCTGATAAGCTGTTTCCTAAGGAGATCACCTTAATTATTGGAACCTCTCCAGGCCCTGAAACACAACATCTTTTTCCTGATAACACGGGTCTGAAGTGTATTAGCACACTACAGTGTGCACACTGACGTGCACAGATCAGAGTGCGTCTTCCTTCTCCTATACTGTGAATGTAGGCTCCCTTAAAGACTACATCCCAATTCCAGACCACCTTTCTCCTCGAGAGAATCAAATATGTTGACAGTTGATACCAATTCACCCTCTTGACTAAGGAcccttcttttttgtgtgtgtccacAATTATAGTGTGTCCACTATATGCCAAGCACCTGGCATATAGTACGAACTCAGTTAATCTTTGTCAAATAACATTATGAATAATGGCTTTCagaaaaacaacttttatttGTCTAATAAAAGATATTGTTTAATTAGATGGTTAATTTATGCATATAGTACAAAATTCCAACAATATAAGTCatagaatatgaaaagaaaatcacatgcTTATCTTCATACCCCTTTTCTTCTCCCCACAGTTAATAGGCTTCTTTGTTTCTGTCCAAAGGTATTctctatattctttatttttaacctcAAGCTATATATTGAATGGTTCGTTTATAACAATACTAATATTAAATACAGTAAAGAGATGTATGCTTTCATGTATATTGCCTCACTTGATATAACAATCTAATGAGATAGAAAGGTAGAGCAAGACAGagtccattttaaagatgtggaCATTGAAGCTAAGAGTAGTCTCAAAAGAGTTCACAGTGGAAAAGCATGTCATTACgtagacatagagaagagacttgtggacacagtaggggagggagacggtgggatgaattgagagaggagCATTGGAACATAtagattaccatatgtaaaattaggtAGCCAGTGAAAatctgctgtatgacacagggagctcaaatcaggtgctctgtgacaacctagaggggtgggttggggtgggaggtgggaaggaagttcaagagggaggggacatatgtatacctatggctgattcatgttgttatatagcagaaatcaatacaatattataaagcaattatcccccaattaaaaataatttttaaaaacagatagtGAAATCAAGACTGTCAGTTGTCAGATAGTGAAATCAAGACTGTCAGTTGTCAGATAGTGAAATCAAGACTGTCAGTTGTCAGTCCTGTCACCAAGTCAGAGTTATGTATCCAATAACCTCTATTTTCctgataaaataattatttcaaatgatGTATGTGCATATCATGCATATCATACCCTGTGAATCCTGCAGTGGCTTGTAAGAACCAGAACCTAATTTCAGAATACTATTAACACCTtctcaaatgtttttctttctctttctggtggTGTATTGAATTAATATTCACATCTAGAATTACTATTCTTTGATTTGTAGGGTCACAGGAGCACCATCATCACAAGGCTtcctttaatttaaataaaagagtCACACATTCCTCTGATAGTGTCGCCTACTCTCAGCTGGGTTCTCCAGGCTGAAGGAAAGGCTTCTCAGTTTCTAAGTCTGTCTTAGCCCATCCATCTTTCTTCCTAACAGATATCCTAAATCTTCACCACTCTCACTTCCTAACCCACCATCTTATCATCACTGTAAACAAGCCACGCTTCTTTGTTCACAGAAGGAAGTGTTTCAACTTCCTCCCTGCCCTGACCTTTTCTCCCTTCCCACATCTAGCTGAATCTCCTGCATCAAATTTATGATCACTCCCTGTGCTttgtactccatttcttcctgaCTTTTTAGGTGCCTCAGGTCCCCAGAAATACCCTATCTTGCCTGTGTcctcaatttctctctctctctctctttcttctcctaacACTTCTTCCTGTCACCCGGCACTCTTCCTTTAGGGTATATGTGTGCTCAGGCCTCTTCCAcctcccttctgcctcctctTATCACACGTTGCCTTGAACTATCGCAGCTAACCTGTGAAAGAGTAGCCTATACACCGTGTCCCCACTTCCTTGACATCCCATTCACTCTTGGTTTTCCTTCTGATCCATGTAAGCAGCACTTAACAGACTCCTTTGCAGGCTTTTCTTTCAGGAGTTTATGTTTCCAGCTTCTCACATGCATCCCAGTAAATTACTTTCTGTTTTCCCAAACCTCTTTGCATTCACTTCTGCCTGGAACATCTTTATACTTTTATATCTTTATACTCACATTTTTTAAGACTAAGATGAGCTTTCAGCATCCATGGAGACCCCTAAGCCACAGAATGAGCTTGGTTccgttttcattttcttgtgtctACTTTTCTTTGCTCTTCTACACATATTACATATAATACCTCATTTAATCCCTACCACAACTGTTTGAGGCAAGTACTATTATCCCAgttatacagatgaagaaactgagctccAAGTGCATTAAGTTACTTTGTTATAGAGCGATTAAGTGAAAAGTCtaggtttgaacccaggcattTTAACTCAAGCCccatatatttaatatcttttccGCCTCCCGGCCCCCGCCACACTCAGTGCTCTACCCTTAACCTTTGAGCTTGCTGAATGAACATTCATTTTTAGAGGCGAAtaatggtgggaaaaaaaatggtcagaattgagacagatttttatttcataGTGTAGATTTTCAAAACTACCAAAACAGCACAAACCTAAATAAGGCCATGTCATTCTCAGCGAAGAGAAGGAAGTTTGAGAACGGTAATAACAGTAACCAACAAACTTCGGAATTTTTAAAGCTCTTGGACATGTATCATCTTACTTTATCAATCCATAAAATATGactccattttacacatggggaATCTGAGACTAGCATAACCAGCACAAGGATCctgggttttatattttatttattctgagaTTTTCCCCTCAGGTCTGATCTAATATACATGAGTAAGTTGAGAGTTTGGtagttctttaaaagaaaaactaggcAATCTTTCATATTATTACTAGCTACCTATTTATACAAGATTTCTGACTGAGTATGGGGTCAATTTCTAGAACAAAGGGGCCACACTCAAGGATGCCACTgctgctctgctaagtcacttcagtcgtgtccgactctgtgcgaccccatagacggcagcacaccaggctcccccgtccctgggattctccaggcaagaacactggagtggggtgccattgccttctccacaaggaTGCCACAGTCTTTAGCAATCTCTACTGAAAGTGTTGGAGCTAGTGCATACCTGTCTAAAACCTGCTTTTGAGAAAACTCAACCTCTATGTCTATATATAATgcatccagtggatgttgttaTACTGTTCGATCGCCCATTTCCTTCGTCAACAGTCCAATATATTGCATGAGAGTTTAAAGAGTTCCTAATGTAGGAATCTATAGTTGAATTTTAGAGGAATTTCTGAATTCCCTAAAAGTTACATGTGCCAGCAAacacactttttaaataaaattgtatattttatttttggaggaGAGGGTATATAGCTTTCAACAGCTTATTCTCCCTGCCCTAAGATTAAGAACCATTATTTTAATGATGATAACTAATTTTGATATTAGTCTAAAAAGCCAAACATACTACAAGGGAAATCTGTTCCCTCCATCTCATTACCACAACCGCTGTTTTCCTCCCCCCTATCATACAATACCTTAAGCAACATTAGAAGATGTTTACATTATGTTCTACCACAGTTTGAATTTTCCACATCATTGTTGCTCTAGTACTTGAGAGGTGCCtggaggaaaatataaataacacaGTGATGCATTGTGGATTTTATAATGGATTTGAGATCCCATAAGTTTTAATTGTCATTATTTAAAACCTCATGTGTTGCCTAAGCTAGCAGCCACTGAAAGTATAGTCAAGTATTATGGGTCTTCAAGAGGAGTCAAAAAGGAAttgaaatataacttttaaaacagAGCTGGGTTATCTAGCAGACAGATTAAGCATTAACTTTTCATTAAATATGTCGGTCATTGGAACATGTCCATCATTGTTTCAGTGATTAAGGTTTTCTTGCCTGCCCTTTTATATGTAATACTGGTAATTCTACCCAAACCATTTCCTTCTGTCTCCTAGATTACAAGAAAATCTTCAAAATGGATAATTTAAGAGCTAACAGGCATTAGCTTAGGTGTGTGATACTGTTCTAAATGCTTATGTGTGTATCAATTCATTTAAAACTCAAAACAGTCCTAGGAAGTAGGGACAACTCTTATCCCCCCCATTTTATAACTAAGAAAAGTGTAAGGTTTTTCTAATAGGAAGGAAAGGTGGACAAAAGTGGCACCAAGACAGTGTGTGAGCCTGCTTTTTGAATTATCTATGAGTGCAGCCTTGTCCCTAGCACAATGAGCATGTTTTCTGGTGTAGGAGGAATTATTGAGAACAGAGCCTGCTAAGCCTAAGGACACCCTTACCATGTTCCTATCTGCTTATAGGTAGAAATCTCCACCATCCCTTTTAAATTGACCTCATCTGCTCGGAGCCAGCCCGTATACTAGGCACtagtgccaggcattgtgcaaGCCTAGGAAACGCTCTCCCCCTACATCCGTTTTACATgtgtgtggagggagggaggcacaGCCTGGCGCGTGAGCCAGCTCTCCAGAAGGGATGTTTGAGCTAGAATTTCTGACATAATTGAGCCAGCGCTCGAAAACCTGGTGCTGAGCGTTGGAGGGGGAGTGTGTCCTCTCCAAGAAGGAAAGCCTCCACGGTGGAATGGCTCATACCTATCCTGGGCTCTCAGCGCCAGGACAAGCTGGCCGTTTCTTCTGATTAAAAGAGGAAGCAATAACTTTGCCTATGACTCCAAACACACTGGTTCGAACTTGGCAGTTAGGAATCCTGTGCAGTTGTCTCATGCCACGCAGGGTGTATGCGCGAGGAATTTTCACTTGGCTGGAATGAACTCGCTCGGAGCCGCGCGTGCGCCTCTGATGGGAGTGGGGAGACCGGCCGCGAGGACgcgggtgggtgggggaggggaggaggtccCAGGGCGCCCTCCTTTCACGGTCCCGCCGCGCTACCGGAGCGGACAGCTTCCGGCCGGTGCCTCGGGTCGCGTGGGCGGCGGACCTGTGACCGAGGAGGCCCGGCGGGGGGCGACTTAATGTCTTGTTCGTTGGGAGCACAGGGCGCCTCCTGGAATAGCGCATGGAGGGCGCTCCTCGGGTGCAAAGACTCCGCGGGAGGAGTCGAGGGGCCGAGTTTGGGGGCCGCTTCCGCCAACCcgggaggaggaaagaggaggggCGGGCTGCTCGAGAGCTGCCTGGGCGGGCCGCCCGCGCTCGACGCAGgcgggaggaagggagggagcgaGGGGCGAGCATTGGGGAGCAGCATGGAGACCTCGGCCGACTTGTTGGCCGTCGCCGCCGCGCTGGGCCGGGCTGACGAGGTGCGGGCGCTGCTCGAGGCGGGGGCGTCGGCCAACGCGCCGAACCGTTACGGTCGAAGCGCGATTCAGGTGGGTCAGCAGGTCTGCCGCAGAAAGGTGGGCGGCAGGGTGTCTGGGTGGCGAGGGCTTTGGAGGACGAGGTCTGCCATGGAGTCGGAACCAGGTAAGCGTTTCTTGGTAAAGGAGAGACTTTTCAGACCGAGTTAGGGATCGGAGACCTCCTCTCGGCGACTCTCAGGGGGCTCAGGACGGCCGCGGAGTTGGCTGAGAAGGCGCGTGGGGTTCAGATCTCTAAAACGGTGTGAAGATCTAGAAGGGAGAACCTATGTGTGTTAATATAGACCGAGATGCGAAATTGACGAACGTCTGGAGTACGAGTATAAAGACAATAAGACATGCTAGACCACTTACCCCCGAACTTACAAAATTGTGAATGGAGCTGATCGACTTCtttgttggggtggggtgggggtgagagggagATTTCAGTGGAAATCTACTGCTGTGTAAGTTGGAATAAAGGTCTATTGAAATTATTCAGAAGCAACCACATAccgtgtttattattttttttaaccgaGTAAGGAACATATATGCTTGTTtaggaaatatatgaaaaaaaaaaaattagtgcaaTTATGCCTGAAATAATGCTGCCAATTTAGCTACCACTTGAGTGTCTCTTACCTTTTGGGGTATTTTAAACTTACTTGGTACAGATTAATTTCTTGGGGAGTTTTCAATTCCTCAtagtttaaaaatgtcatttctcctctccccactccagTTTTGTATGTGTGAGGATGCGTTGTCAGTtcgttttactgtttttttttttttttttttctttttct
This is a stretch of genomic DNA from Bos javanicus breed banteng chromosome 8, ARS-OSU_banteng_1.0, whole genome shotgun sequence. It encodes these proteins:
- the LOC133252493 gene encoding cyclin-dependent kinase inhibitor 2A-like isoform X1, whose product is MREEFSLGWNELARSRACASDGSGETGREDAGGWGRGGGPRAPSFHGPAALPERTASGRCLGSRGRRTCDRGGPAGGDLMSCSLGAQGASWNSAWRALLGCKDSAGGVEGPSLGAASANPGGGKRRGGLLESCLGGPPALDAGGRKGGSEGRALGSSMETSADLLAVAAALGRADEVRALLEAGASANAPNRYGRSAIQVMMMGSARVAELLLLHGADPNCADPATLTRPVHDAAREGFLDTLVALHRAGARLDVRDAWGRLPVDLAEERGHRDVARYLRAAAEDTEGGSHASADSAEGPADSSDLKKD